Below is a genomic region from Rosa chinensis cultivar Old Blush chromosome 5, RchiOBHm-V2, whole genome shotgun sequence.
TTCTCAGCTCATCTGCATCACTTATTAGTCATTTACATAGCTTAACTGGTTGCTGTttccatttatttatttattttttcttctcttttcttttttaataaaaaaattattatttttgggccgGATTCTTCGGATTTTGAAGTGGCTCGAATTAGTATTTTCCTTTGAGTCTTCTTTTGATTTgggcctaaaccctaaaccgaAATGGTCAATGAATCAGATATAAAATAGGgggtggagaagaagaagctttaAAATTGTGAGACAAAAGTTGGAggcaatcagagaaacaaatTCTCCGGTGCTACTATTCTATTTGGTGagcatgctctctctctctctctctctctctctctctctctctctgtgttaaTAGTTTTATTATTTGCTCTTGAAATCGTAAGGATATAGTTGGTTGACTTGGTTCTGTCTAACGTGGATTTCCTCTTTGAAACTTCTGCTCAAAGCTTACATGCTGTTATTATTACATGCTGGTTGTGACTTTGTGAGATTTATATATTGTTCTTTATTTgatagaaaaaagaagaagaaggttttaATAAACGTAAGATTTTGGCATAAATTTACATCATTCCACCCTTTTTTGTAGTATATACAAAGAAATCGTTGACAGTTTGGATATAAACTTGTGCATGAACACAAATATGTTCTACGTCCTGCTTGGGATAATTCTAGCTTGTATTGTTTTATGTAGTTTCTTTTCAGTCTAATATCAATTTCTCCAAGAGTGATCTTAAACGGgtttaattagttatgtttaaTCTAAAATCTTTATCTTCCACAGAATTAATGGCTCTTCGCAGAGGTTCGAAACGTGCACGATCCCCATCCCCAGCACCCCCTTCTTTCAAAGCATCAAAGTCTCTCAGAAAATCCATTCAGGACCAAACCAACGTTGCACTAGAAATCACAAGGCAACTGCTTTTGACCAAAGAAGTCATGGACATGAACGTGGTGTTCTCGCCGCTGTCCATCCATGTGGTTCTTAGCATGATAGCAGCTGGCGCCAAGGGTTTCAACCAAGAAGAGATGCTCAATTTCCTCAGGTCCAAGTCCATACACGAGCTCAACAATCTCGCCTCCAATGTCATCCCACTAGTCTTTGCGGATGGATCTGAACACGGCGGGCCTTTCTTGTCATTTGCCAATGGGGTTTGGATAGATGAATCTCTCTCTATCAAGCCTTCTTTCAAAAATGTACGTAATTTTTTTACAGCCGAGTTTGACATATTTACTAACACTTTGTTGAAGATAGATATCTTATCATTAAACCAAACGTTAGTTGGTGTAACATGATTTCAAATGTCTTCTTTAAAACAGGTACTGGACACTGATTACAAGGCGGCCTTGAAACAAGTTGATTTCAAGACTGAGCCAGAGGAAGTGCGACATGAAGTGAATTCCTGGGGGGAAAGGAAGACCAATGGTCTCATTAAAAGCATTCTTCCCCTTGGTTCAGTTTCTAGGACAACAAGGCTCATTCTTGCAAATGCTGTATACTTTAAAGGAGAATGGGATGAGGAGTTTGATGCATCAGAGACAAGAGTGTACAAATTTAACCTTCTCCATAATGGGGGCTCAGTTAAGGCACCCTTCATGACAAAGTCGTCGAAACAGTTTATTAGTGTCTTTCAAAGCTTCAAAGTCTTGAAGCTTCCCTACAAACAAGGTAAAGATCATGAGCGAATGTTCTCCATGTACATTTTTCTTCCAAATGCAAGGAACGGGCTGCGAGCGTTGGTCGAGAAGTTTTGCTCCAAGTTTGAGTTCATAGATAGCCATCTTCCTTACATAGAAGTTCCAGTGGGTGAATTCTTAATCCCAAAGTTTAAGATTTCCTGTGGTTTTGAGGCTTCCAAACTTCTGGAGACTTTGGGATTCTCTCCTGGAAGTTTGACAGAGATGGTGGACTCACCTGAGCCCCTACATGTTTCCGACATATTCCACAAAGCCTTCATTGAAGTTAATGAAAAAGGCACAGAAGCTGCTGCTGTAACGGCTTTTTGTTTTGCGACGAGCTCGTTCCCACCCCGGCCCCCTCCTGATCCGATAGATTTTGTGGCAGATCACCCATTCCTTTATCTCATCAGAGAAGAGGTGACTAAAACGGTCATGTTCGTTGGGCATGTCCTCAATCCTATTGA
It encodes:
- the LOC112168358 gene encoding serpin-ZX isoform X1, which gives rise to MFNLKSLSSTELMALRRGSKRARSPSPAPPSFKASKSLRKSIQDQTNVALEITRQLLLTKEVMDMNVVFSPLSIHVVLSMIAAGAKGFNQEEMLNFLRSKSIHELNNLASNVIPLVFADGSEHGGPFLSFANGVWIDESLSIKPSFKNVLDTDYKAALKQVDFKTEPEEVRHEVNSWGERKTNGLIKSILPLGSVSRTTRLILANAVYFKGEWDEEFDASETRVYKFNLLHNGGSVKAPFMTKSSKQFISVFQSFKVLKLPYKQGKDHERMFSMYIFLPNARNGLRALVEKFCSKFEFIDSHLPYIEVPVGEFLIPKFKISCGFEASKLLETLGFSPGSLTEMVDSPEPLHVSDIFHKAFIEVNEKGTEAAAVTAFCFATSSFPPRPPPDPIDFVADHPFLYLIREEVTKTVMFVGHVLNPIED
- the LOC112168358 gene encoding serpin-ZX isoform X2 yields the protein MALRRGSKRARSPSPAPPSFKASKSLRKSIQDQTNVALEITRQLLLTKEVMDMNVVFSPLSIHVVLSMIAAGAKGFNQEEMLNFLRSKSIHELNNLASNVIPLVFADGSEHGGPFLSFANGVWIDESLSIKPSFKNVLDTDYKAALKQVDFKTEPEEVRHEVNSWGERKTNGLIKSILPLGSVSRTTRLILANAVYFKGEWDEEFDASETRVYKFNLLHNGGSVKAPFMTKSSKQFISVFQSFKVLKLPYKQGKDHERMFSMYIFLPNARNGLRALVEKFCSKFEFIDSHLPYIEVPVGEFLIPKFKISCGFEASKLLETLGFSPGSLTEMVDSPEPLHVSDIFHKAFIEVNEKGTEAAAVTAFCFATSSFPPRPPPDPIDFVADHPFLYLIREEVTKTVMFVGHVLNPIED